From a region of the Candidatus Hydrogenedentota bacterium genome:
- a CDS encoding sugar phosphate isomerase/epimerase translates to MTMKFSTGLWVFSHHPDRFCPEGYRESPKVSEAIALAAKIKGLKAVEVSQTDISSEMPVKEMKRILKDNGLLCSGVNTNLGHTRRFALSGFGHQHQKTRNAAIDEGRKATDLARALGATEITLRLYTDGFDYPFQVDYTAHWNTVISSIKTIAKYASPDINVAIAYKPREPRKHLTVATVGKALSMCQEIAMKNVGVAMNFSHAMMSGENPAESIAFLTRSNKLFQMYFSDGYRLWDDGMMPGSLNLWETMEALFYLKSSKYKGYFTIDMVPQRIEPTHALQIAIGNLSILFKKLEKLDTSELRKAQKTLDATESQRIIRRVMLQ, encoded by the coding sequence ATGACCATGAAATTCTCCACGGGACTCTGGGTGTTTTCCCACCACCCCGACCGGTTCTGCCCGGAAGGATACCGTGAATCCCCTAAGGTGTCGGAGGCGATCGCCCTGGCCGCGAAGATCAAGGGCCTCAAGGCGGTGGAAGTGAGCCAGACGGATATCTCCTCCGAGATGCCCGTAAAGGAAATGAAGCGCATACTCAAGGACAACGGTCTTCTGTGCTCGGGCGTGAATACGAATCTTGGTCATACGCGACGCTTCGCCCTCTCCGGCTTCGGCCACCAGCACCAGAAGACCCGTAACGCCGCGATCGATGAAGGCCGCAAAGCGACCGATCTGGCCCGTGCGCTGGGCGCCACGGAAATCACGCTGCGCCTCTACACCGACGGCTTCGACTACCCCTTCCAGGTGGACTACACGGCCCACTGGAACACCGTGATATCCTCCATCAAGACGATTGCGAAGTACGCCTCGCCGGACATTAACGTGGCGATCGCCTACAAGCCTCGCGAACCCCGGAAGCATCTGACCGTGGCGACGGTGGGCAAGGCCCTTTCCATGTGCCAGGAAATCGCGATGAAGAACGTGGGTGTGGCCATGAATTTTTCCCACGCCATGATGTCCGGCGAGAACCCGGCGGAGTCCATCGCCTTCCTGACGCGTTCGAACAAGTTGTTCCAGATGTACTTCAGCGATGGCTACCGCCTCTGGGACGACGGCATGATGCCGGGCAGCCTGAACCTGTGGGAGACCATGGAAGCGCTGTTCTACCTGAAGTCCTCGAAGTACAAGGGCTATTTCACCATTGACATGGTGCCCCAGCGCATCGAGCCGACCCACGCGCTCCAGATTGCCATCGGCAACTTGAGCATCCTCTTTAAGAAGCTGGAGAAGCTGGACACCTCCGAATTGCGAAAGGCGCAGAAGACTCTGGACGCCACCGAGTCGCAGCGCATCATCCGCCGCGTCATGCTCCAGTAG
- the hflX gene encoding GTPase HflX yields the protein MLSGNTTGLKASHIRLLENLSKRKTPSESLISPELARAITELARELNRQIGLLIERKGRVSAVVVGDAKSVFLPDIDRKGRNRLCGLRLVHTHLNGEPLSEDDLTDLALLRLDSVVAIGVGSDGLPGKVFSANLLPANEGDEPWEKHEYRSVHELPYDFPAFIDALEDEFARQSWSRDSQGNDDRAIVVHISEKAPIAAKDSLDELRELCRSAGINVVHELQQRRTPDPKYVMGQGKLKAAIIKAMQVGAETLVFDLNLTPSQMKSVSELTDLKVVDRTQVILDIFALHAVTREGKLQVELAQLRYRQPFLGMKSSAFSRLTGGIGGRGPGETKLEVDRRRASDRIARLEREVDKLGERRELRRGVRHRKGVPTVAVVGYTNAGKSTLLNSLTNSDVTAEDALFATLNPVSRRIRFPQEREVIITDTVGFIRDLPKDLMAAFRTTFEELHDADLLLHVMDASCPDLEDKYETVFSLLRDLELDLKPTYYVLNKQDKCDPDVLQGLAERFQGFPISALDRDSFADLLNQMEADLWSQDLTPAH from the coding sequence ATGTTAAGTGGCAATACTACCGGTCTCAAGGCCAGCCATATCCGGCTCCTTGAGAACCTGTCCAAACGCAAGACCCCGTCGGAGAGCCTCATATCGCCCGAGTTGGCGCGGGCCATCACCGAGCTCGCCCGCGAACTGAATCGCCAGATCGGTCTGTTGATCGAGCGCAAAGGGCGCGTTTCCGCCGTAGTCGTGGGCGACGCCAAGTCCGTCTTTCTGCCCGATATCGACCGCAAGGGGCGCAACCGTCTCTGCGGGCTGCGTCTCGTTCACACGCACCTCAACGGCGAACCCCTCAGTGAAGACGACCTGACCGACCTGGCGCTCTTGCGTCTCGACAGTGTCGTGGCCATCGGCGTGGGTTCGGACGGTCTGCCGGGCAAGGTCTTCAGCGCCAATCTGCTGCCCGCAAACGAGGGTGACGAGCCCTGGGAAAAGCACGAATACCGCTCGGTGCACGAGCTGCCCTATGATTTTCCCGCCTTTATCGACGCGCTGGAAGATGAATTTGCGCGCCAGAGCTGGAGCCGCGACAGCCAGGGCAACGACGATCGGGCCATCGTCGTCCATATTTCCGAGAAAGCGCCGATTGCCGCCAAGGACTCCCTCGACGAGTTGCGCGAGCTGTGCCGCAGCGCCGGCATCAACGTCGTCCACGAACTGCAACAGCGCCGCACGCCCGATCCCAAGTATGTCATGGGCCAGGGCAAACTTAAAGCGGCGATCATCAAAGCCATGCAGGTCGGGGCGGAGACGCTGGTTTTCGATCTCAACCTGACGCCCTCGCAAATGAAAAGCGTGAGTGAGTTGACGGATTTGAAGGTGGTGGATCGAACCCAGGTGATTCTGGATATATTCGCGCTCCACGCCGTAACCCGGGAGGGCAAACTCCAGGTGGAGCTGGCCCAGCTCCGCTATCGCCAGCCCTTTCTGGGCATGAAGAGCTCCGCCTTTTCCCGTTTGACCGGCGGCATCGGCGGTCGCGGTCCCGGCGAGACCAAGCTGGAAGTGGATCGCCGACGCGCGAGCGATCGAATCGCCCGTCTGGAGCGCGAAGTCGACAAGTTGGGGGAGCGTCGCGAACTTCGACGTGGAGTGCGCCATCGAAAGGGCGTGCCCACCGTGGCCGTGGTGGGCTATACCAACGCGGGCAAGTCCACCTTGCTCAATTCATTGACCAACAGCGACGTCACGGCTGAAGACGCGCTTTTCGCAACGCTCAACCCCGTGTCGCGCCGGATACGCTTTCCCCAGGAACGTGAAGTTATCATCACCGACACGGTGGGCTTTATCCGTGATCTTCCGAAGGATCTCATGGCCGCTTTTCGTACCACCTTCGAAGAACTCCACGACGCCGATTTGCTGCTCCACGTGATGGACGCCTCATGTCCGGATCTCGAAGACAAGTATGAGACCGTCTTCAGCCTGCTCCGCGATCTGGAGCTGGACCTGAAGCCCACGTACTACGTGCTGAACAAGCAGGATAAATGCGATCCCGATGTATTGCAGGGACTCGCCGAACGATTTCAGGGATTCCCCATCAGTGCCCTTGATCGGGATTCCTTTGCCGACCTTTTGAACCAGATGGAGGCCGACCTGTGGTCGCAAGACTTGACGCCGGCGCACTAA
- a CDS encoding tetratricopeptide repeat protein — MRTICLTLGTLLCALSATASVEEARQHLASYRMVLTELQDALNRQDAAAYEALREKSLATLAEARKAFEASGADDSTDPAIVFSYAEVLKLEGDDDLGAEIARNALDKGVESPALWRIYGEMCLATGPSHYARGVEALLKSTALDGTSPESADTWFALGRYYLDREMPEAASKAFASALAANPDHVPAQLGDAAARIYAGDIAGAGAIVERVGRAAQPHDVLLRSMVRSALFDFELARREFDDTAENHFSFSRLMYIAGRFPEAVLAAKRAGRLAPERVDILNFQSAIQIQLGDYAGAIQTCEASLRAKADQPQIQQTLEQLKQAAQQQQAPQTGQGKGMLR; from the coding sequence ATGCGAACCATTTGCCTTACCCTTGGAACTTTGCTGTGCGCCCTGAGCGCCACGGCATCGGTGGAGGAGGCGCGGCAGCACCTGGCCTCGTACCGGATGGTTTTGACCGAGTTGCAGGACGCCCTGAACCGCCAGGACGCCGCGGCCTATGAGGCCCTGCGGGAAAAATCCCTGGCGACCCTCGCGGAAGCTCGCAAGGCCTTCGAGGCGTCGGGGGCCGACGACAGCACGGATCCGGCCATCGTATTCAGCTATGCCGAGGTCCTCAAATTGGAGGGCGACGACGACTTGGGCGCCGAAATCGCCCGGAACGCCCTGGACAAGGGCGTGGAAAGCCCTGCTCTCTGGCGCATCTATGGCGAAATGTGCCTGGCCACGGGACCTTCTCACTATGCACGGGGCGTTGAAGCCCTTTTGAAATCCACGGCCCTGGATGGCACAAGTCCGGAGTCCGCGGACACCTGGTTTGCTCTTGGTCGATACTATCTTGATCGGGAGATGCCCGAAGCCGCGAGCAAGGCATTTGCCTCCGCGCTGGCTGCGAATCCCGACCATGTTCCCGCCCAGTTGGGGGACGCCGCGGCCCGTATCTACGCCGGCGATATCGCGGGCGCGGGCGCGATTGTAGAGCGCGTGGGACGGGCAGCCCAACCCCACGACGTGCTGCTCCGCTCGATGGTCCGTTCCGCGCTCTTTGACTTCGAACTCGCCCGTCGGGAATTCGATGACACGGCGGAAAACCACTTTTCCTTTTCCAGGCTGATGTACATCGCCGGGCGATTTCCAGAGGCCGTGCTCGCGGCGAAGCGCGCGGGACGTCTGGCTCCGGAGCGTGTGGACATTTTGAATTTCCAGAGCGCGATCCAGATTCAACTGGGCGACTATGCCGGCGCGATTCAAACCTGCGAGGCGTCTCTGCGCGCGAAAGCGGACCAGCCCCAGATCCAGCAGACACTGGAGCAACTTAAGCAGGCGGCCCAGCAACAACAGGCGCCGCAGACCGGCCAGGGCAAGGGCATGCTTCGTTGA
- the lipB gene encoding lipoyl(octanoyl) transferase LipB — protein sequence MADRQIETIRIIEPQPYAAMLERQLSRHRAVVAGEVPNTLFLLEHSPVVTLGREAHDDNLLLTQAAYAAEGIDVVETSRGGDVTYHGPGQLVAYPILNLNAWRLSVGWYLRTLESVLIDLLAEYGLRGERVEGLTGVWVDGAKVAAIGVGLRRWTTFHGIALNVDPNMAHFRTIVPCGISDKPVTSLALLLGSPPSLETCAAAFDHHFRRHFG from the coding sequence ATGGCTGACCGCCAGATAGAGACCATCCGAATTATCGAGCCCCAGCCGTATGCCGCCATGCTGGAACGCCAGTTGTCCCGGCACCGGGCGGTCGTCGCGGGTGAAGTCCCCAACACGCTCTTCTTGCTGGAGCACAGCCCCGTTGTTACGCTCGGGCGCGAGGCCCATGACGACAATCTGCTGCTAACCCAAGCGGCCTATGCGGCCGAGGGCATTGATGTCGTCGAGACGAGTCGGGGCGGCGACGTGACCTACCACGGCCCAGGCCAGCTTGTGGCCTATCCCATTCTCAATTTGAACGCCTGGAGACTGTCGGTCGGCTGGTATCTTCGTACGCTCGAAAGCGTGCTCATCGATCTACTCGCGGAATACGGGCTTCGGGGGGAACGGGTAGAGGGGCTGACGGGGGTCTGGGTCGACGGGGCCAAGGTGGCCGCCATCGGTGTGGGCCTGAGGCGCTGGACCACGTTTCACGGCATTGCCCTGAACGTTGACCCGAATATGGCGCATTTCAGAACGATTGTTCCCTGCGGAATTTCGGACAAGCCCGTCACATCGCTCGCCTTGCTCCTGGGTTCGCCCCCTTCCCTGGAGACATGTGCGGCGGCCTTCGACCACCACTTCCGACGCCACTTCGGCTGA
- a CDS encoding HAD family phosphatase, with translation MKGLIFDVDGVLGDTEGLSVIATTKMFKELYNLDVQPEDYIPFIGTGAELYCIGPGKKYGVDIDVALAVETRHKYFLELLVTDPDISFPGIHTLIEAAHAAPDWKLGIATSSPGKKSAQTLKSARVNTDLFDVWIHGDMITKKKPDPEIYLRAAHDLGLDPAVCVAVEDSIQGVDSARSAGMKVLAVTNSFTAEELHLADRIVPTLEGVTLGSIAELLGNG, from the coding sequence ATGAAGGGCTTGATTTTCGACGTAGACGGCGTCCTTGGCGACACCGAAGGCTTGAGCGTTATCGCCACCACGAAGATGTTCAAGGAATTATACAATCTGGACGTTCAGCCGGAGGATTATATCCCTTTCATCGGCACGGGTGCGGAACTGTATTGTATTGGCCCCGGAAAGAAGTACGGAGTTGATATCGATGTCGCCCTGGCCGTGGAAACGCGCCACAAGTATTTCCTGGAGCTGCTGGTTACCGACCCGGACATTTCCTTTCCCGGAATCCATACCCTGATCGAGGCGGCCCACGCCGCGCCCGACTGGAAGCTCGGCATTGCCACCTCCAGCCCCGGCAAGAAATCCGCCCAGACGTTGAAGTCGGCCCGGGTAAATACCGACCTCTTCGACGTTTGGATTCACGGCGATATGATCACGAAAAAGAAGCCCGATCCCGAGATATATCTGCGTGCCGCTCATGACCTCGGTCTGGACCCGGCGGTGTGTGTTGCCGTGGAAGACTCGATTCAAGGCGTCGATTCCGCTCGCAGCGCGGGGATGAAAGTGCTCGCGGTAACGAATTCCTTCACCGCGGAGGAACTCCATCTCGCGGACCGTATCGTCCCCACCCTGGAAGGCGTGACGCTGGGATCGATCGCCGAACTTCTCGGCAATGGCTGA
- a CDS encoding threonine synthase — protein MRNEGLINRYRQYMPVNDNTCIITLNEGSTPMIPAYNLSRLIHPKLEIWLKYEGLNPTGSFKDRGMTMAITKAVEEGYKAVMCASTGNTSASAAAYAARAGIRCAVLIPEGKIALGKLSQAMIHGARVIQIKGNFDDALAQVRKICEDNPIALVNSVNPFRIEGQKSGAFEIVDDFGGVAPDFQAMPVGNAGNITAYWKGYTEYLQAEKSPNRPVMLGFQAAGSAPIVLGHPVDNPQTFATAIRIGNPASWESAVAARDESGGLIEAVTDDEIRDAYQKVAATEGVFCEPASAAGIAGLIKLSAAGYFDDKTPAYSDKIRVTCILTGHGLKDPDNAIKSAEAPLTVENDEDAILDAIGLEAEEELAV, from the coding sequence ATGCGCAATGAAGGCCTGATCAACCGTTACCGACAGTACATGCCGGTTAATGACAATACCTGTATCATCACCCTCAACGAGGGATCCACGCCGATGATACCCGCCTACAACCTGAGCCGCCTGATTCATCCGAAGCTCGAAATCTGGCTCAAGTATGAAGGCCTGAATCCCACCGGCTCCTTCAAGGATCGCGGTATGACCATGGCCATCACCAAGGCCGTGGAAGAGGGCTACAAGGCCGTCATGTGCGCCTCTACGGGCAACACCTCGGCCTCCGCCGCAGCCTATGCCGCCCGTGCCGGTATCCGCTGCGCCGTGCTCATTCCCGAGGGGAAGATCGCGCTCGGCAAACTCTCCCAGGCCATGATCCACGGCGCCCGCGTCATCCAGATCAAGGGTAATTTCGACGACGCCCTGGCGCAGGTTCGCAAGATCTGTGAGGACAACCCCATCGCCCTGGTGAATTCCGTGAATCCCTTCCGCATTGAAGGCCAGAAGTCCGGCGCCTTCGAGATCGTCGACGATTTCGGCGGCGTCGCCCCCGACTTCCAAGCCATGCCCGTGGGCAACGCGGGCAATATCACAGCCTATTGGAAAGGCTACACGGAGTACCTCCAGGCAGAAAAGAGCCCGAACCGTCCCGTGATGCTCGGTTTCCAGGCGGCCGGTTCCGCCCCTATCGTGCTCGGCCACCCCGTGGACAATCCCCAGACCTTCGCCACCGCCATCCGCATCGGCAATCCCGCCAGTTGGGAAAGCGCCGTGGCGGCCCGCGACGAGTCCGGCGGCCTCATCGAAGCCGTGACGGATGACGAGATCCGGGACGCCTACCAGAAAGTCGCCGCTACCGAGGGCGTCTTCTGCGAGCCGGCGAGCGCCGCAGGCATCGCGGGCCTGATCAAGTTGTCCGCCGCAGGCTACTTCGACGACAAGACGCCGGCTTACAGCGACAAGATTCGCGTTACGTGTATCCTCACCGGCCACGGCCTCAAGGATCCCGACAATGCCATCAAGTCCGCCGAGGCCCCCCTTACCGTGGAGAACGATGAAGACGCCATCCTCGACGCCATCGGCCTGGAGGCGGAAGAAGAGCTGGCCGTCTAG
- a CDS encoding homoserine dehydrogenase — translation MAVKVGVIGAGTVGGGVIETLMSHQGVVADKTGAEVRLVHVAELNQSLLANFTLDGITVSNDARTLIADPEVDVVCELIGGYEPARTFILEALNSGKHVVTANKMLLAKAGPELTEAAVKNGVELRFEAAVAGTIPIIKAIRESLAANNIQAVYGILNGTCNYILTNMAIAGLDFDSALQQAIEKGFAETPPDLDIEGHDTAHKCQILASLCYSTPVKLEDIYVEGITKVTHLDVAYAAEMGYQLKLLAVIERADEDIEVRVHPTLVPDSHLLAAVKYEFNAVYVKSDIADGTLYYGRGAGKFPTASAVVADIVDIARLNGAPARAPFRYSHNLKLRDGGLLKGRFYLRLTTENHPGVLGTICTILGKHGVSISSCIQKEEQEAVPAHVVIVTHETLEANVQAAIAEIDALPIIDEPTHMIRILA, via the coding sequence ATGGCGGTAAAGGTAGGCGTAATCGGTGCCGGCACGGTGGGTGGAGGCGTGATCGAGACGCTCATGTCCCATCAGGGTGTTGTTGCCGACAAGACCGGCGCGGAAGTGCGGCTGGTCCATGTGGCGGAATTGAATCAGAGTCTTCTGGCCAACTTCACGCTGGATGGAATCACGGTAAGCAATGACGCGCGCACGCTGATCGCGGACCCGGAAGTCGATGTGGTCTGCGAGCTCATCGGCGGCTACGAACCCGCGCGGACCTTTATCCTGGAGGCGCTCAACAGCGGCAAGCACGTCGTGACCGCGAATAAGATGCTTCTGGCCAAAGCCGGTCCGGAGTTGACCGAGGCAGCGGTGAAAAACGGGGTCGAACTCCGCTTTGAAGCGGCGGTTGCCGGCACCATCCCCATCATCAAAGCGATCCGCGAAAGCCTCGCCGCCAACAATATCCAGGCGGTGTACGGCATTCTCAACGGCACCTGCAACTACATTCTGACCAACATGGCGATCGCGGGACTCGATTTTGATTCCGCCCTTCAGCAGGCCATTGAGAAAGGTTTCGCGGAGACGCCGCCGGACCTCGATATCGAGGGCCACGACACGGCCCACAAGTGCCAGATCCTGGCGAGCCTTTGCTACAGCACACCGGTGAAGCTGGAAGATATCTATGTCGAAGGCATCACCAAGGTGACCCACCTCGACGTGGCCTATGCCGCGGAAATGGGCTATCAGTTGAAGCTCCTCGCCGTAATCGAACGGGCCGACGAGGATATCGAGGTTCGGGTCCACCCCACCCTCGTGCCCGATTCCCATCTTCTGGCGGCGGTGAAGTATGAGTTCAACGCCGTCTACGTGAAGTCCGACATCGCCGATGGCACGCTTTACTACGGGCGGGGCGCGGGGAAATTCCCCACGGCCAGCGCCGTCGTTGCGGACATCGTCGATATCGCGCGGCTCAATGGCGCCCCCGCCCGGGCCCCTTTCCGTTACTCGCACAACTTGAAACTTCGCGACGGCGGTCTCCTGAAGGGGCGCTTTTACCTGCGCCTCACCACGGAGAACCACCCCGGAGTGCTCGGCACCATCTGCACGATTCTCGGGAAGCACGGCGTCAGCATTTCATCGTGCATTCAGAAGGAAGAACAGGAAGCGGTTCCGGCGCATGTGGTGATCGTGACCCACGAGACGCTGGAAGCCAATGTGCAGGCCGCAATAGCCGAGATCGACGCACTACCCATCATCGATGAGCCGACCCACATGATCCGGATCCTCGCCTGA
- a CDS encoding lipoyl domain-containing protein, translated as MRIEITLPSLGDDDDAVTGGTITEWYAAPGPLAEGDDLIELTTDKAAFVLPAPCSGALVEHRVQVGDKVKVGDVICVIDVEQGA; from the coding sequence ATGCGGATTGAGATTACACTGCCCAGTCTGGGTGACGACGACGATGCGGTAACCGGCGGAACGATTACCGAGTGGTATGCGGCGCCCGGGCCCCTTGCGGAGGGCGATGATCTTATCGAGCTTACGACGGACAAGGCGGCATTCGTCCTCCCCGCGCCCTGTAGCGGCGCCCTCGTGGAGCACCGCGTCCAAGTTGGCGACAAGGTCAAGGTGGGCGATGTGATTTGTGTTATTGACGTGGAGCAGGGCGCATAG
- the lipA gene encoding lipoyl synthase has translation MSKTQPPKTFPGWIRQPWPSGEAFSEVKSLLGDLRLHTVCQSAHCPNQSECWGRKTATFMVMGNTCTRHCSYCAVNSGKPGELDLDEPEHIAEAVRRLGLKHTVLTSVTRDDLPDGGAGHIARTIRAIKASTPETTIEVLVQDFDGKREDIARVQAAGPEIFSHNIETVKSVFSRIRDRRFTYEQSLEVLRIAREYSEGRFIKSAFMLGCGETPAEIEETLRDLKAAGCDAVSIGQYLQPTPKHFPVQAYIAPEQFKEIEALAWSIGFGFAVAGPFVRSSYRSEALLESAYAQSRMAGNELNGASHAD, from the coding sequence ATGAGCAAGACACAGCCCCCCAAGACCTTTCCCGGATGGATCCGTCAGCCGTGGCCGTCGGGAGAAGCCTTCAGCGAAGTGAAATCGCTGCTGGGCGATCTCCGGCTGCACACCGTCTGTCAGAGCGCCCATTGTCCGAACCAGTCCGAATGCTGGGGCAGGAAAACCGCGACTTTCATGGTGATGGGCAATACCTGCACGCGCCACTGCTCTTATTGCGCCGTCAACAGCGGCAAACCGGGTGAACTCGATCTCGACGAGCCCGAACACATCGCGGAGGCGGTTAGACGCCTGGGGCTGAAGCATACCGTGCTGACTTCGGTCACGCGCGATGACCTCCCCGACGGAGGCGCCGGCCACATCGCCCGGACGATCCGCGCGATCAAGGCTTCCACGCCGGAGACCACGATCGAAGTGCTCGTGCAGGACTTCGATGGAAAGCGCGAGGACATTGCACGGGTGCAGGCCGCAGGTCCAGAGATTTTCAGCCATAATATCGAGACCGTAAAGAGCGTTTTTTCGCGAATCCGGGATCGCCGCTTTACCTATGAACAGTCCCTGGAAGTCCTGCGCATCGCCCGGGAATACAGTGAGGGACGCTTCATCAAGTCCGCCTTCATGCTGGGCTGTGGCGAAACGCCCGCTGAAATCGAAGAAACTCTACGGGATCTCAAGGCGGCGGGTTGCGATGCCGTAAGCATCGGACAGTACCTCCAACCCACACCCAAGCACTTCCCGGTGCAGGCCTACATTGCCCCCGAACAGTTTAAAGAAATTGAGGCGCTGGCGTGGAGCATAGGTTTCGGATTCGCCGTCGCCGGGCCCTTCGTGCGGAGTTCCTATCGCTCCGAAGCGCTCTTGGAATCGGCCTACGCCCAGTCGCGCATGGCCGGGAATGAATTGAATGGAGCATCCCATGCGGATTGA
- a CDS encoding alpha-E domain-containing protein: protein MLSRVAESIYWMCRYMERAENVARVVNVNWHLTLDASSEPQWGPLISIMADEDYFNEHYSGVSQENVVRFLACDRNYPNSIYNCLRQSRENARSVREIIPSELWEHVNKFYQEVERATLTNEVLESPHEFLEFVVKGSNEFIGRSYTTMMHDEGWHFSRIARMLERADKTSRILDVKYFYLLPRVEDVGSPYDNIQWSALLRSASALQAYRQHYGPITPPNVVDLLLLGYGFPRSVKYCVDRLQSSIAYVSGSPPFLYTNDAERCCDRLRSNLACARVEDIMKSGLHEFVDSLQIQLNDIGNAIQKQFFDFREVDEPVKIPGKPLDMPVVHEEPQVQMQ from the coding sequence ATGCTGAGCCGTGTCGCAGAATCCATTTACTGGATGTGTCGTTATATGGAGCGGGCCGAAAACGTCGCCCGTGTCGTCAATGTAAATTGGCACCTCACCCTCGATGCCTCGTCCGAGCCCCAGTGGGGTCCGCTGATCAGCATCATGGCGGACGAGGACTATTTCAACGAGCACTATTCCGGGGTCTCGCAGGAAAATGTGGTGCGGTTTCTTGCCTGTGACCGCAACTATCCCAACAGTATTTACAACTGCCTTCGCCAGTCCCGTGAGAATGCCCGCTCCGTGCGCGAGATCATTCCCTCGGAGTTGTGGGAGCATGTGAATAAGTTCTACCAGGAAGTGGAGCGGGCAACGCTGACCAACGAAGTGCTGGAGTCGCCCCACGAGTTCCTGGAATTCGTGGTCAAAGGCAGCAACGAGTTTATCGGGCGAAGCTACACCACCATGATGCACGATGAGGGCTGGCATTTCAGCCGCATCGCGCGTATGCTGGAACGGGCGGACAAGACCTCGCGTATTCTGGACGTGAAGTACTTCTATTTGCTGCCCCGTGTGGAGGATGTGGGATCGCCCTACGACAACATCCAGTGGTCCGCCCTGCTGCGAAGCGCCAGCGCCCTTCAGGCCTATCGCCAGCATTACGGGCCCATCACGCCGCCCAACGTGGTCGATCTACTCCTCCTGGGCTATGGATTCCCCCGCTCGGTCAAGTACTGCGTGGACCGGCTTCAGAGTTCAATCGCCTACGTGTCCGGTTCGCCGCCCTTTCTATACACCAACGACGCCGAACGATGCTGCGATCGGCTGCGCTCGAATCTGGCCTGCGCCCGGGTCGAGGATATCATGAAGTCAGGCCTGCATGAGTTTGTTGACTCCCTCCAGATTCAGTTGAATGACATCGGCAACGCCATCCAGAAGCAGTTTTTCGACTTTCGCGAAGTGGACGAGCCAGTGAAGATCCCGGGGAAGCCACTGGACATGCCGGTCGTGCACGAGGAGCCTCAAGTGCAGATGCAGTAG